A stretch of DNA from Triticum dicoccoides isolate Atlit2015 ecotype Zavitan chromosome 2A, WEW_v2.0, whole genome shotgun sequence:
TTTACCAAGTCCATATACAGTGGAGGAAGTTGTTGAATTAAGGGAAGAAGTTGCTTAACAACAGGAGGGCCTAGATTCTCAATTTGCTTAATAGCCGCTTCAGCCTGTTTGTAAGAATTATGATCAATTTAGCTCAAATGTTTAGAAAGGGGGAATGACATGATATCTACCCAACTATTCTTAATGTGAAAAAGCAGCATGTGTTGTGTATTTGGGAGTGTGGCACTAACaaaaatatttaagaaaatagctcAAATGATACATACACCATCATGCTTATTATAATATTCTTGATTCCTTGTTAATTGTTTAGACTTCCTGTGTTAGCATATGCTATTCTTGTACTTCCTTAGTACGATGGCCTTCACGGTACGGAAGAAAAGTTTGCTTTCCTCAAAACAAatatacaacaacaacaaagcctttagtcccaaacaagttggggtaggctagaggtgaaacccataagatctcgcgaccaactcatggctctggcacatggatagcaagcttccacgcacccctatccatagctagttctttggtgatactccaaaccttcaagtctctcttaacggactcctcccatgtcaaattcggtctaccccgccctctcttgacattctccgcacgctttagccgtccgctatgcactggagcttctggaggcctgcgctgaatatgcccagacCATCTCGACGATGTtggcaagcttctcttcaattggtgttaccccaactctatctcgtatatcatcaattGGTGTCACATCTTCACCAATACCCCCATGCTCCTGTAGCATTGACCACAAATATCAAAAggtaaggtgtccttctgaggtaccacctgcccaTCACGTCTAACCTCCTCCTCACGCCTAGTAGTACTGAACccacacatcatgtactcggttttagttctactaagcctaaaccctttcgattccaaggtttgtctccacaacttaacttcctatttacccccgtccgactatcgtcaactagcaccacatcgtcCGCAaacagcatacaccatgggatatctccttgtatatcccttgtgacctcatccatcaccaaggcaaaaagataagggctcaaagctgacacctgatgcagtcctatcttaatcgggaagtcatcagtgtcgacatcacttgttcgaacacttgtcacaacatagtcgtacatgtccttgatgagggcaatgtactttgctgggactttgtgtttctccaaggcccaccacatgacattccacggtatcttatcataggccttctccaagtcaatgaacatcatatgcaagtccttcttttgctccctgtatctttccataagttgtcgtaccaagaaaatggcttccatggtcgacctcccaggcatgaaaccaaactgatttttggtcacgcttgtcattcttcttaagcggtgctcaatgactctctcccatagcttcattgtatggctcatcagcttaattccacggtaattagtacaactctgaacatctcccttgttcttgaagattggtactccctccgtccggaaatacctgTCCTAAaaatggataaaatggatgtatctataactaaaataagtctagatacaaccatttctaggacaagtatttccggacggagggagtactaatataCTCAgtttccattcttctggcatcttgtttgcccgaaaaatgaggttgaaaagcttggttagccatactatcgctatggcaccgaggcctctccacacctcaatggggatacaatcagggcccatcgccttgcctcatttcatcctttttaaagcctccatgACCTCAGACTCccggattcgccgcacaaaacgcatgctggtctcatcaaaggagtcgtccagttcaatggtagaactctcattctccccattgaacagcttgtcgtagtactcccgccatctatgcttaatctcctcgtccttcaccaagagttggtctgctccgtccttgatgcatttgatttggccaatatccctcgtcttcctatctcggatcttggccatcttatagatatcCCTTTCGCCTTCctccgtgcctaaccgttggtagaggtcctcatatgcccgacccttgCTTCACTGACAGCTCGCCTTGTGGCCTTCTTCgctatcttgtacttctctatgttgtctgcactcctatccaggtataggcatctgaagcaatctttcttctctttaatcgccttctggacatcatcattccaccaccaggtatccttaccttcgcttctccttcccctggacactccaaactcctccgaggccaccttacgaatgcaagttgccatcttcatccacacattgtccgcatcccctccttcctcccaagggccctccttaatgaccctctccttgaacgcctgagctacctccctcttgagcttccaccacttcgttctagcgactttggcacacTTATCTTGCTGGACACGAGTCCGAAAGCGGAAATCAGTAACCACCAGAacactctccaggtatcaccttacagtctaggcacgcacgcctatcttctcttctcgagaggatgaaatcgatctggctagagtgttggccactactaaaagtcaccagatgtgattctctctttctaaagagggtgttagctacaatcatgtcgtaggctagagcaaagcttaagacatctcctTCTTGATTCATGATGCCATAGCCAaaacccccatgcgccccttcaaaacctgtgttagatgaacccacgtggccattgaggtctcctcctatgaagagcttctcgccaattggtacactcctaaccatgtcttccaggccttctcAGAACTCCCTctcggtgttctcattgtggcctacttgcagggcatacgcgctgataacattgagaactaagtccccaactattgaccaggataatccggtccccgcgtctcttgacgtctaccactccatacttgaggctcttgttgatcaagatgcctacgccatttctgtttgcagcggtccccgtgtaccacaacttgaagctggtatcctccacctccttcgccttctgtcccctccatttggtttcttggacgcaaaggatatcaacacctctcctcaccactgcatcaactagctcccgaagcttccctgtcagagaccctacgttccatctacctaagcgaatcctcctaggctcggctagcttccttacccttcgcactcgtcgagtcaaatgcaaagactcttgctcattttccactacatccgggcgccgatgtagcgcgccactgagGATgccacgacccgatcctcgctcacttgccaccgtatccggatcaagatatggCACGCCAccagggggtgacggcccggcccttgcccatttgccACCAcatccgggttccgatgtggcacgtcgctgagagggttacgccccaacgaaaatcttttgggtttcatctccataaaagtggctgagtttttacgttggcttgccaagcctatcacaaccctcctcctttacccgggcttgggaccggctatgttgagtttTTCCTCAAAACAAATATAAGGTCATCATAAGTCCAGAATATAGGAGACTGTTGTACTAAAAGTTGTGAAATACATAAAACCATATAACATCCCAAAATTATCTATTCTATAAACTTGGGGTATGTTTTATTTTTGGGGGCTCTGTTCTCTGCAGAAATGTCACATTaattgaaaaaaaggaaaaaaaaatagaaGCCATCCATCTGGTGGGACCAAGTCACAATGGTGTAGATTTGCAGAAAAATAAATCAGAAAGTTATCCCATAATTCAGAAGTATTCAGAACTGATACGTATAAGAGAGTAAATTCCAGTTTGAACCACATTTTTTGCACCGTGACAGTTTGAACCAGATTTATTTTTTATGACACACTGAACCAGATTTAAAACTAAGCCTATGTCGTCTCAACATAGCCGTTCTcatgcccgggtaaaggaggagggttgcgttaggcttggcgagccaacgtcaaAACTCATGCGAAAATTCCAGTTCGAACCAGAGAGTAAATTCCAGATTTAAAAGCCAAAATTCCAGTTTGAACCAGCTTTAGCATATGATTGCCATGTCAAAAGATTTGCTTTACTTGCCAGGCAACTCAGGCCTACTATGCAGTGAGTCGGCATCCATTTGTCAACGTGGGCATCATGTACGATGCAGCTTTTGACAAAATGTGTTAATGTGGAATTTGCATCTAATCAACTCTTTGAATTTGCATTTAATCAACTCTTCAATAAAACAATGTTCAAGCACCACTTCATGTTGGGTGATGTGGCATCTTAGTCGCTGCCACATCGGCCTGCATGTGGGCTCGGTATTTGAGATTTTTGGTGCTTAAATCTCGTTCAATGTGTCACAAAAAATATATCTGATTCAAACTCCTACAGGGCGGAAACTATGTGGTTCAGAGTCAAATTTACTCAAAAGATAAAAATGCAGTGGTATGCGGCCAGGATGAAGCTGGATGAATCAATATATGCAAACTCTATGTATATATGGTAGTATATGTGTCGGATGAAAGTCACGCACACTTGCAAGCCATGCATGTATACACATACAAGAAAGTATTTTGCTTAAATAGCTGCTTATATCAAGAAACAACTACTTAAAAAGGTCCATGGAGCTTGTTCACATGAGATGCCGATGTAACATAGGCAGTGGGTCTCCAAAACAATACAGTGATGACGAGGTGGCAACTGACAGTGTAAACATGGAAATAAAACAGTGCATTGTATGTAATTCCATAGACATACATGAAAAGATTGACTTGAAAAACAGGAACACGTCATACCCCAAAACGAATTGTTGGAGATGATGTCAGCTGGGATAATATTGGGCCAAAACTCTGTGCCATGGGAACGATTACAGGTGAAAATAATGGAATCGCCAGGCTTGCCTCCTGTAAATGAATAATAGCAATATTACAGGCAGTTAGTCTTTTTATTTGAGTGGCACGATTTTACAGAATGACAGATTGAGAAGAACAAAAACACTTGGCACCACCTTCGTTGATTTTAAGTAGGAATACGAGATTCCATCGAACGTGAAGTGGTTTGTAGCATTaagattttcatgccatgttcaagtAACTCATCACATACTAAACATCTGATATGCAACGTTCTCACTTAAGTTTGGCATTTGTATCTCTTGATGGATGACTAGCCAGTAGAAAATAGGCAGGACAATGTTGTCAAGTAAAATGACTAAATCTGGAGTATCTGCGTAACTTATGAATAGTTTCAAACTATTCCCAAAAAAAAAGGAGTTCAGGTCGGATGTCTATGGCCCTACACTCTAAACTTATGGAGATTTCATAGAAGGACGGGTAGACTGAAAAAACTATGTGTCATATTAACACACCTTGTTATTGAATGACATCAGTATGTTTCCACTTCGCTGCACAGCATATCTTGATCCTGGAACAGGAAGGAGCGTAAGCCACATAATGGACAATTAGTTGAAGGGAATGAGAGGTCACGGTTGAATGAGTGTTACTTCATAGACAATCATCAGATTAATTGAAGTTCAATCCATGCTAGACTCTTACCAATCAGAAGATGGATGACGGATCCCAGCGAGTGTCCAACACCAAATGTGGGAAGGTCATTTACCTGAATAAAATTTCACATGCTTAGAATGGTGGACAAAACCTTGCGTTGATAGTTGAAGTGTACTACTTACAGGTTCTACCAAGTTTCTCAAGCACCTGTCAAACTTAAATTGAACTTGGTCTGCGATGAAGAAATGATCGAAGCCACTAGCATATGGTGTAGCAATCACCAAAGCTCCCCTGAATTTGAAACTGGTAAATCAGCATTTGTAGAAGTGGGATACCAAGCCAAGAGAAAGTATACAGGAAACAATAACTGCTGATGTAGGATATCAAGAGCTCAATGTAGAATATCAAGAGAACGTATACAGCAAACTGAAAGTATATAGCTAGTACTAGAGGCAGTTCAGAATTACACCATGACATGAGGTAACTGGAGTTCAACGTCTTATGAGATTGTCGCCTCCTCGGTGTATTTCAAACATGAAAATGCATATTTATTGTGGAACTAGAGGATACTGAGTATTTACTAATTAAATGTCGCTCTGCATTCAAAAGTACAACTAAGAATCTCATTAATTCATTCGTTAAACAGAGTAACATTGCTTATGAACGTACTTGTCTGCGAGACGCTCGAGGAAGTAGCGGTACGTGACCTGTGGCGCGGCCCCGACGAAAATCCCACCAATGAAATGAACGACAAACGAGGGCTCCGAGGACTTGGGCCTCAACACCCACGCCCCCTGCAAGCAATCACCAGGGATCAACCCAATCCAACTAAACACAGGCAGAAGGCAGTCGCAATTCGCAATAGAGGTGAGAGCCTACCGAAAGGTACCTCGATTTCGGTCCAATCTCCGGTGGAGCTCCAACCCTGGTTGGACTGCTTCGCCGCCTCCGTGATCACCCTGCGCGCCAGCCGCCGCAGCAGCGAAATGTTACTAGACTAGGAAGAGAGTCCGTGGTGAAGAGATAGGAACGACGGGAATTATCGACCACCTACTTCTCGATCTGGGAGTAGAGCTGTATCGATCCGTCGGAAGGAGCCgtgggagccggagccggagccgccgCGCCGCGGGCCCCCTCCCGATCGTCAGACGCGCAGCAGGAGATGGCGTTCCTCCTCCTCCCACCTGTCGCCGCGACCCTACTTCCGGACCCCCTGGCCCTGAAGGGgcacgcggaggaggaggaggcggcggagctgcGTAGCTGCACGGCGGACGGAGGCCGCGGAGACGCCGCCCTTATCATCTCTCGCGCTCGTCTTCTCCGATTCTCCCTCGCACTGTCACACCCAGGTACACACACAAGAGAATTCTGCACGGGACTGCTGTTCCGTCCCCGCTTCAACTACCGCGAGTGCGCGGCTATCACGCGGCCCACGCCCGCAACCGGCGAAGCATGAGAGCCGCACGATGCCGCACAAGACCAcgagcgccggccgttggatatatcgGTCAAACGTCTTCGTGCCCGTTGGGCGTTGGCCGTTGGCTTACGACGCACACCAGTGGGCAGTACTCGAGTACTCCTCCACCTCCGGCCCCCACGCGCTTAtaacttgcttgcttgcttgcctcGTTTCTGCTCGTTGCTTGCGCTCCCTGCGCACCGACGAGTCGAGAGTAGCAGCGCATCAGCGATGCGGCCGTGGGAGCGCCAGGACCGGGACACGGAcgacggggaggaagacgacgaggcTGCCTGCTCCAACGCGGGCGCTAACACCAGTAGTGCGAATGCGAGCACGAGCTCGAGCACCGCTCCTAGCAGCGGCGGGAGGAGGACCggcggtggtgcggcggcggcgggcgggtggGGGAGCAGCCCCGCGTCGGGGGCGACCATCAACCTCAGCCAGGAGTACACGCTCGCCATCCAGACCAGCTCCTACAACGAGATCTGGGGCAAGATCCACGTGGTCGTGGACGGCCAACGGGTTGACGGCGGCGACcaagacgaggacgaggaggacagGAGCACCCTCGCCGGCGTGCTCCGTCCGGAGGACGCGGTGGTGGAGCGCgcgctcggggacgcgccggacaCCGAGCTCACCCGCCTCGCCGCGGACTACCTCCGCAGCACGCACAACGCGTCGCTgcactgcctcctcctccgccgggCGCTGCGCCGCGCGCGGGCGCTGTACGGGCCCATCGCGGACGTCCTCGCGCTGATCCCGCACGCCACGCCGCTCGCCGTGCCGCATTGCGACTGCGCGTTCGACGCCTTCCTCCTGTTCGACAAAATACCCAACCCGTTCCTGCCCCCCGCGGCCAGCTTCCAGGGCATGCATCGGAGCTTTGCTGGCCTCAAAACCCATCTCGACCTCCGCCTCCTCAAGGCCCGGCGGAGGCGCCGGCTGCTGCGGTGCGCGACGCGCGGGTCTGGCATCTGCCTCATCGGCTGCGCGACGGGGGCTGCGATCGCCGGTCTCGTGATCGCCACCCACGCCGTTACCGCGTTGTTGGCCGCGGCTCCTGCCTGCGCAGCGTGGTGTGGCTCCTGCTGCTCAACCCCCGCTTGGATGAAACGCCTGCAGCAACACATGGACCGGCTTGACGCCGCGGCCAGGGGCGCCTATGTGCTCAACAATGACGTGGACACCATTGAACGGCTGGTGGGCAGGCTCCACGCCACTGTCGAGAGTGACAAGATCTTGGTAAGGCTAGGGCTTGAGCGCGGGAGGGGGCAGCACCACACCATCGAAGAGGTGGTGCGGCAGCTCCGGAAGAACCATCCTAGCCTGCTACGCCAGCTCGCCGACCTCGAGGAACACATCTGTCTCTACTTTGCAGCCGTTAACCGTGCACGGCTGTTCCTTGTGCACCACCTCAATGCCCAGTCTGATCCCAACCTCAATGCCCAGTCTGATCCCAACGCTGAGTTGCCTCTCTAGTGATTTACTGATTTATTAGTCAACAACAGTTCACAATTCAAGAGTAGTTTCATTTTTCATGTCGGTGACCTTGTAAGGTGCCAAGTGAATTAATTATACTGCAGCCACTCTGCTGCGATTTTTTTTGTTCCAAGCAAGGTATTACGCATTCATTGTCTATTGCTTGACATAATTTGTTAGCAAATTTACTCAGTTTAACACTAGTTTTTTAGATGAAAGGCACTCAGTGCCTGACTTAAACAACCTTACACGTAGCCATATTTTTACTTTCACAATCATTACTACAGTGGGATAGTAAATCTATGATTCTGAATTCACTGTGCTCGTTCTAGTCTTTAATCTGTAAAGTTGAACTCCTGCTGTTAGAGAATCATGATGCTTAAAGTTAATTACTTACGGAAAACTTTGGGAAGTTCTATTTTGGCCAGTAATTGATATCTTTCTCTGATCAAAATTGTATTGATTTGGAATTAGAACGGTTGCTTGCATACCACAGTTAAAGATACACAAGAAGCAATGTGTTGCGTGCAACTACTTGCAGCTGCCACAAAATACTTTAATCTTGATGCTGAAACGTGAAATTCAACATCGATAATTGTGGGAAGTTTATTATGGAAAACTCAAGGCCGCTTAGTATTCTAACGAATCGCCTGAGATCATTCTTACAAAGATTGTTTTAACCGATAAAGGTTTGGTCCAAGTTCGATATTACTTTATTTTTCACACATGTATCCTGTTGTTTCTTTCTTTCTGGCAGGCACACCTGATTCTAGAAGACTATACGCATGTTGCGAGATACTAGAAGCTGTCCTGTATGCTTGCAAAGAGGGGCTGGAGATTGCTATACAGAAAAGTACGTTGCCCATTCAAGTTGAGGTGAATTCTGCCACTGCGGCAATGTTCTTAAAAAGTGAAGTGGATGATAGATCAAGGTTCGCGTTCCTCGTGCGCCGCGATGTTAACAAGTTACTTAGAAGCAATAATTCTTGTATTACTCATGTATCTAATACTCAGAATTTAGCTAGTATCTCTTTGGCAATTTTTGCTAGAGACGGCAGTAGAACAATGACCTGGGTTGGGTCTGGACCACCGGAGGTCCTTCAGGCTGCTGCAATTGATTGTAAGGATACTACTATT
This window harbors:
- the LOC119355050 gene encoding uncharacterized protein LOC119355050; translated protein: MIRAASPRPPSAVQLRSSAASSSSACPFRARGSGSRVAATGGRRRNAISCCASDDREGARGAAAPAPAPTAPSDGSIQLYSQIEKVITEAAKQSNQGWSSTGDWTEIEGAWVLRPKSSEPSFVVHFIGGIFVGAAPQVTYRYFLERLADKGALVIATPYASGFDHFFIADQVQFKFDRCLRNLVEPVNDLPTFGVGHSLGSVIHLLIGSRYAVQRSGNILMSFNNKEASLAIPLFSPVIVPMAQSFGPILSQLTSSPTIRFGAEAAIKQIENLGPPVVKQLLPLIQQLPPLYMDLVKGREDFIPKPEETRRLIKSYYGISRNLLVKFEDDQIDETSIIAQVLSSESAISSQLDMSIRSLPGDHGLPLQQVLPDVPPGMADAVSRGGELLANLTTGTPWEAVAKEVGTTFGTDSGVLRTQVPEDVNALVDVIVSWVASNSGPKLLRS
- the LOC119355051 gene encoding UPF0496 protein At3g19330-like, whose product is MRPWERQDRDTDDGEEDDEAACSNAGANTSSANASTSSSTAPSSGGRRTGGGAAAAGGWGSSPASGATINLSQEYTLAIQTSSYNEIWGKIHVVVDGQRVDGGDQDEDEEDRSTLAGVLRPEDAVVERALGDAPDTELTRLAADYLRSTHNASLHCLLLRRALRRARALYGPIADVLALIPHATPLAVPHCDCAFDAFLLFDKIPNPFLPPAASFQGMHRSFAGLKTHLDLRLLKARRRRRLLRCATRGSGICLIGCATGAAIAGLVIATHAVTALLAAAPACAAWCGSCCSTPAWMKRLQQHMDRLDAAARGAYVLNNDVDTIERLVGRLHATVESDKILVRLGLERGRGQHHTIEEVVRQLRKNHPSLLRQLADLEEHICLYFAAVNRARLFLVHHLNAQSDPNLNAQSDPNAELPL